AGAGTTCTTTCAGGTGTGGACTTGGGGATGAGagggatggggcggggggagttGTGTACCTGCCTCAGCATCACTCCCGTGCCAGGACCCCTCTGAAGTGAACCTGGCTTATTCACAGGGTGTGGATGTGATCGTTAACGCCAGCAGCGTGGAGGACATAGATGCTGGTGCCATTGGGCAGCGGCTTTCTAATGGCCTGGCTCGCTTGTCCAGCCCGGTGCTGCACCGACTGCGACTTAGGGAGGATGAGAACGCTGAGCCTGTGGTGAGCTGCCCTCTCCTGCCCAGCCCCTCCCTGGCCCCTCCCAGCCTCGCTTAGGCTCTGCCTACCATGTCCAGCTGTTTATGTatctcctccttctccacccccaggGTACCACTTACCAGAAGACAGACGCTGCTGTGGAAATGAAACGACTTAATCGGGAGCAGTTCTGGGAGCAGGCCAAGGTAGGGGCCCTGAGAGCCTCTTGAAAGCCCCTACTCCCAAGCAATGCCCAGTGACTTGtcccttcttcctcattccttGTGTCTTTCCTGGCAGGGCCAGGAGCCCCCAACCCTTTCCTCAATAGGCCTCTTCCTCTGCTTGAGTCAGGGGTTTCCTGTCCCCTCCACTCCCCCATTGTCCAGGAGCCCCTGCCCTCCCAGCAACCTGTGCTGGAGCAATTGAGGGGGGTGGGTAGAGCAGTTCTCCACATATGCAAGGGAGGGTAGTTTTGGGAGGAGGACCCTAACTGGGACAAGGGGGTCCTTGGGGTGAGAGACTGTGTGGCAGCTCGAGGGTGGGTGTGTGCTGTGGTTGTGgctacagagagaagaggagctaaggaaggaggaggagaggaagaaggcccTGGATGAAAGACTGAGGTTTGAGCAGGAGCGGATGGAGCAGGAGCGTCTAGaacaggaggagagggagaagcgATACCGGGAGAGGGAGCAGCAGATTGAGGAGCACAGGTGtggccccttcccttcccttcccttctccaaaactgcctccctccacccccatcccactcTGGGGCCACCTCTCTGCCCGTGTCCTATTCTTCCAACAAACCCAGGGTATCTCTGGGAGACGTCTTGGGCCCAGATTGAATAAAGAACTCCTTTTCCTAGGCATAAGGTCTCTGTGTTCCATTCCTGCCCTGTCCCCACTCCCTCCCCGCGCCCTCAGTCATTTGCCATGCTGTGCTTTCAGGAGAAAACAGCAGACTTTGGAAGCCGAGGAAGCCAAACAGAGATTGAAGGAACAGTCGATCTTTGTAAGTTCTGGAGGTGGAGTGGGCTCCCTAGGAGGCAGAGTGGGCTCCGGGTGTTGTCAGGGCCCGGCGGGGAGCAGAGAGGCAGCAGAGTTGGCCCTCACTGTCAGGGTCAAGGCAGTGGTGTTTATCAGGATTGCTTCTTTGCCTGGCCCTGTGGGGGCATAGAAGTATAATAATACCTCTTGTTTCTCTAAAGCTTTAAGCTGTACAAAGgccttcctcccttcatcccAGCGAGCTTGGGGGCTTGTGAAGGATGAGgacacagaggcacagagagtgCAAGTGACTTACTTAGGGATGAACTACTAGGGCAGAGCCATGGTTGGAATGTGGGTCTTCAGCCTCCAAGGCCACTGGGCTTTTCTCTAGACACAGTTCAGCTTTCTATTTGGAAAAATGAGATTCACATAGGAAAAAACTGGTATGCATAGTGATtgtaagaggaaggagagaagagagaggagacggggggggggggggtggagagagagagagagagagagagagtgagtaagGGAATGATTGCCAGCTCTTGCATGGGCCATGAAGGGTATGAAGGGGACTGACCTGATGGTTATGGTGTTTGAGGAAACttgttctccctccccctcctgcctCCCTTTGCTTTCTGCACACACTGGAGTCTGAGAGGCAGTTGTGTTAggccaggtgtgaagtgataagAGTCTGAACCAGGCTGCTGACAGCATGGAGTGGACAGGATGCTTTGGAGGGATAGGGACAACACTCGGCTGGCAGAGGATGGGAGGAGGCATCGGGAGATATTCCAGAAACATTAAGCCCCTGGGGGCTGGAAGGACAGTAGGTCACTGATGTAAAGGGAGAAGCTGTGGAAGGGCTGGTTTGGGGGTACTCGAATAGGCTGAGGCTGCCTTGGCTAGAGCTGTTTTGGGGTGGGGCTCAGGGAAGACTAGAAGCCCCAGGACTTTGTACTTTGGTTACCAGGGTGACCAtcgtgaggaggaagaagaggcgcAGATGAAGAAGTCAGAATCAGAAGTGGAGGTGAAGCAATCTTGTTTGGAGGTTGTGGCAGTAGGAGGGTCAGGGTCCTACTTTGAAGGGTCCCCTGTAGTTCATCTGAGATCTAAATTCTATGATACCCCTTGCCCCTGGAGAGTTGAGTCCACTGGATGGGgccagaggtcaatggatctCTTGGCCTTGGGGAAGGGCTGGGATGGAATGCTGGTCCTGACTGGGCTTCCCTTGGGGCTGCAGGAGGCAGCTGCCATCATCGCCCAGCGACCTGACAACCCCCGGGAATTCTTCAAGCAGCAAGAGCGAGTGGCTTCAGCTAGCGGCTGTGAAATGCCCACCTCCTTCAACCACAGGCCAGGTATCTTCACACTCAGCATCTGGGGCCCTCTGACCCAGGGTTCTGCTTAGCTCCTGGGTTGATGGGAGAAGCTCCTCTCACCCTGGCTCCTGGAAAGCTATCTCCCCCTGCCATCAGGGGCTTGGGAAGGGGGAGTCCTATAGGGGAATATTCCTTAATCTGGGCACCTGGGGCTGCCTCCATGGGGAGGAGGCACCAGTcactgggggagaaggagggacaCACATACAACCAGTCCACCAGGAGCCCCTAACCTGGACCAAAACAGTAGTCACACAGGTGCTCTCCCTCCTAGGGGCTCAAAGGGAACAGGCTGTGGTAAAGGATTAGGAGAACCCTTCCTCAGACAACAGCTAAGAAGGGGTGTTCAGGGCTGCCCCAACCCCAACAAGGCCCATCCCTAAGCTAAGAGAAAGGACAGAGTGGGGTGCatgtgggaggagggagatagaAGACTTGTTTCGGGTCTTGCCCAGGGCTTATGCCCCTCAGAACTTGGCCCAGTTGTTAGCATTGCCCAGAGACTCATCATGGAAGATCCATGCTGAGTCACTGACCTCCAGGGCAACTGAGACGAGGGTGGTGGGGAGACCCTAGCTAGTGGCATTGGGTTATACCCTCTGGCGGCCTAGTTGTCTGAAGCGGGCCTGCCAGAAGCAGGCAGCCTTGGGCTTCGTGCCTACCTTGACTCCCAGCTGCCCCCTGGCACCACCCTCAATGTTGCCTGCCTGGCAGGGCTTGGGAATGAGCTGGCCGTGGTGTGCTGTGGCTGTCTCTCCAGAGGTGCTGCCCTGTGGGACTGCTGGCTTTCCGCTTTCCTCACAAGGTGGGCTTAGGCTCGCTGGGGGCCTGGCTACACTAGCCCAGGGACCTGCACCTTGAGCTTTGAGGCTGTGCCACATTGTCAGGGCCATTCCCTAATCCTCAAAGCAGTGTGACTGCTGCCAAGGCATTGCCCTAACACGAAGGGGGCTCTGTTTCCTACCTGGGCTGCATTTACCCCTGCTTACCCCAGCCTTCTGATGccaggggcagggtggggggaaggttagTCCCATTCATGCATCTTCCATATTGCCTACTGTTTGTCTAGCAGTGGGCATAAAGGCATGTGTctgggggtgtgggggaggggaatgtccTTCTACTACAAATCTCTGTCCTTCTGTCTGGAGTTCTCACCTGGAAGCTTCCCTCAGTGGCCTGGCTTCTTGGGCATCAGGTGGGCTGGGGTTCCCCGATGGTGCTTGACCCTTTGCTGGCTGAGGAATCCTGTGAGTCCTGGGGGTAGGAGGTTGCACAGGTCTGCAAGTCCCTAGCCTGACACTAATTCCACCAGCCTAAGCTGCGTTGCATGCCGGTTACCCCGCTCACCCCAGCCTTGTGAtgctgagtaagtcacttaacctctctgtgcctcagtttcctcatctgtaaaatgagggagttggactgagtggcctctaaggccctttccagctctagatccgaGATCCCCCGACTCTTCGGATGTCAGGGACAGGGGGTTGGAATTGCTCTGTGGCTCTGGTGTCAATGACCTGGGCTCTCTGCCCGAGGCGAGGGTTTGTTGGGCCCAAGTCTCCCCCCCTCCAGGGACCAAACGTGGAATTCATCTGATGGTTCCTGGAAGGCTTGGGGCAGGGTCCTCTTCAGGGGAACACTGACTcttctcttttgctctctttctGTCTCGTCTGTCTTTGTCTTTTAGCAGGTCGTCCATACTGTCCTTTCATAAAAGGACCGGACAGTGGGccgtcttcctcttcctcctcttcctcttcccctcctcggACTCCCTTCCCCTATATCACCTGTCACCGCACCCcaaatctttcttcttccttcccatgtAGGTAGCAGCTCCCACGCCATGGTGGGGGGGTGAGGAGGGCCCCTCATCCCAGCGCCCCCCTCTCCTGCCTAGGCCCCCACCCCCTGCGCTCGATTTTCCCCAGGGCCACATCAGTGACTATCTGTGCTTATCCCCAGAACTGACACCACTGCCTGTCCCTCCCCAGGGGCAGGGATAGCTTCCATTGGCCCTGCAGAGCTGACACTGCACCAGGTACCACTTGTTAGGTGCTCGGAATAAAGGTTTGGGAGCACCAGGGATCTGCTCGGCTGCCCTGGTACTGGAGAAGTGACAGACTTCCCCGCCCCAGCCCAGTTTCTTCCCGTCTCCAGGGAGGAGTCAGGAGGCCCCAGCTGGGGCAGGAGGCGAGAAGGCCCCCCACCTGCTGCCCAGGGGGAGATGAGACGGAGTCGACCACCCAGGAGAGCCGCTCTGTCCAGCCCTAGCCCCGGCTCCCGGCTCCACTGGGACCCCTCCCTGATGAGCCTCCGTTGTTTTTCCTCACAGGCAGTCAGATGGACAGCCATAGGAGGGCTGCAGCGGCAGCTGCCCGGAGCCCCTCAGATTCCAGCTCCGCCTCCACGCCTGTGGCAGACCAGATTGATCGGGCCCTGGATGAGGTGACATCCTCACAACCACAGCCTCTTGCCAGAGGTGACTCAGATGGTTTTAGGTTGAATAGAAAAGTGTTCAGTGGCACCaggcctctccttcccccaccccggacacacacgcgcacactctctctctctttctctctctctctctttctctctgtctctctgtctgtctctctctctctctctctctctctcaaaacctTCAAGATGTCTGTCAAAGGCTAACTGGGCCCAAGTCATAAATACCTGGTCCAACAGCTTAGAGGGAGAAGGTGCCTGATAACTGTGATATAGTTAAACCTGAGGCAGATGAAATGGTAGGTCTGTTCTGTCCTGCAGGCTGCAGGTGAGGACCCCCTAACAAATTCTAGGCCACTGAGGTGGGaatcctttctcttctcagaaCAGTATCCCAGGTGGGGAACCAACAGAGCTCTAGACCTGGGCTTTACAGAACTCCATGGATAAATCTCAGGGGATTGTACAGTTGGATGGGAAGAACAAgttccatctttatttttactctaattggtttcttttgcaatcttatacattttatcttatgcatttaaaaacattctgagaagtggtccatgGGCTTCCAGATGGccagaggggtccaggacacaaaggGTGAAGAACCCTGCTGTGGAGGAACCTTAGAATGTTAACTCTGGGACAACTGGAAGGGACATAAGCAATCACATACagtgcagtttcctcatcttacacaggcagacacagaaagagagagaaacagagagagagagagagagagagaggagaaaggagaggagagagtaaaagagacagaaacagaaacagagaggggggagacagaggagagagtgaaagagaaatgGACACATAcatagagaagagaggagagagtaaaagaaacagacacatagagaagagaggagagagaagggagagagaaagaggagagtaaaagagaaatggacacaagagaggagagagaaaggggggagagagaagaaaaagagagagtaaaagagagaaacagacacacacacacaagaagagagagaaagggggagagagggaggagatagagaaagagacagagaatgcgCTTTGTCCAGGGCCAGATGTAACCTGCATAGTCAGAATTAACACCTGGCGATCTCAAAGCCTAGACCAGTGTTCTTCCTGCTATAATCCTCTGCCTCTTATCCTTGAGGAGCCACATTCTCTTCCTCCAGAAATGACCTTGGTGTCATTCTTCAGCTTGAGAAAAATTGCCTTTCTCCTGCTGCTAGGGTATAGGAGGTGGGCACTATAATCCCTTTCTCCCCCCAAGTCCCTTTAgtatcacagatctagaactggaaagtatctcagaggtcacctagtctaacctTCTTCTTTTTATTCGTGGGGCAACTAAAGGGTAGGGAGGGTAAGTAACTTTTCCAAGGACATACGGGtcatgtcagaagcaggattcaagtcctggttctctgactctggagccagGTTATGTGAGAATTTTAGCCTCTGCTGGTCACTAGAGGAAGATCACTTCCCCTCCACACCCCAACCAATCTCCTTGTTTGGGTTATCTGGCCACCTGAGATGGGACCCCTTCAAGTCAAATCAGGCCAATAAATCTTTACTTATTtggtgcttactgtgtgtcaggcactgtgctaagctctggggatataaagagaagTGAGAAAATAGCGGCCCAGAGACTTGCTTAAAAGTTCACATAGGCTGTTAGTAGcaaaatcaggattcaaacccggaTTCAGACCCAGACCCTTTGACCCCCAGTCCAATGCCCTTTCTACTAACACTGCATGACATCTGGCTATGAATGAGCTGGGTGGTTGGATGAGAGCTGCTGAGGCCAaggcctctccctcccccctcccccagaattCCTCTTGGAAGAATGACCTTTCTGACCTTTATTCTCCTAGAGCCCATCGTGGAGTCCTTGTTGGAGAAGGAGCCTCCAGGAGAGACAGCTGGGCCCCTGGAGGACTTGGTGTTTCTGGAGACCAAAGAGGAGGTGGGGGCTACAGATGCAGTAGTCCCAGTAGCTTCTGCTGAGAGCTCCGAGGAGACAGAGCTGGCTGAGCCTGCTGGCCCCCCTGAACCACCAGCTCAGGGGAGCCTCATCGACTTGTGGCAGAGTGATGGGGTCGCTCCTCCCGAACCCGCAGAATGGGAGCTGCAGGCCGATCTGAGGGCTCCAACTCCACCCCGGGAGGGACCTGGGGCCATACTGGAAGAATCCGAATTGGTAGCCCCCCCAGAGCCTCCTCCACTGGGGGAGGGAGCCCCCGAGCCCCCAATACTGCCTGCTGACAACAGTGCCAACCTCCTGAACTTCGACGAGCTGCCTGAGCCTCCAGCCACCTTCTGTGACCCTGAGGAGGGTGACCGTGAAGCCCCTGATATGGTCGGGATGGAGGGGTCCCACCCTGGCTCTGAACAAGATGTCCTGGTGCCCGAGACCCTGCCCATGGACTTGGGGGAGCTGGAGCCAGAGCAGGAAACCCACTTGCTAACCAATGGAGAAACCACCCAGAAGGAGGGGACACAGGTGGGGGACCAGAGGGAGGCCTTCTTGAACCTGACCTGGgggaggcagaaggaagaagCGGGGTGTAAGCAGTTGTTGTGGGGTTTAGTGTGGGAGGAGGCTCCAGGGAGCTATCAATTCCCCCTCCTAGTGTACCTCCCCTACTGGACCCGCCTCATCAACGCGCCCCGCCCCCCATATCAGTTGCCATCCCCTCCTAGGGCCAGACCACCCCTTGACTCCTTTTTCCTACTCCAGAATTCTATTCACAGAGccttttcttccctgccccccccccaccatgtcggtgcttctgaccactccttttctctcttaattCTTTATCCACACCTCAtcacccctcctcctcttcttcccttccttgagGCTCTTGCTTAGAGGCACCCCCCCCAAATCAGttgcctttttccctctcttgaaGGCTGTATCAGCACCTTGCATTGACCCCTCACCTGTCCAGGATCTAATTGCCTGGGTTAACTGTAAGAGGAAACCCAAACTCTGTGACCCAAAATGGGGGCTCCCATACAGGCTGCCTCTTTGTCCTTTTGCTCAGGATCCAGGCAAAGCACCTGCATTTCCCTGGCAACCACTGATGGCATCAAAGAGATTACCTGTCTCTGGTTGCTGGGGTAATAAGCTCAGGGCTAAGAGGTCCTTCCCTCCACACcctccctcccctagcctacGCAATACACCTTGGGAAAAGGTGAAACTGCTGGCCTGCCAAGCCAGATGACCTTGAGTTTTCCCAATGCAGGCCAGTGAGGGATATTTCAGCCAATCACAGGACGAGGAGTTTGCCCAATCAGAAGAGCTATCTGCTAAGGCCCCACCTCCTGTATTCTACAACAAACCGCCAGGTAAGGCGTTGGTGGGGATGGAAGGCTGGGCAGGGATTCCGGATTTCTAGGCAGCAAGCACTGCTCGGTTCCTGGGCTCTTGGAGGCCAGGCCTTTGGTCATGCTCAAGGTGTTTACCTGTATAGAGATCATAGGAtttcatatatgaggaaactgaggcttgggtcCTGGGCATTTCCTATTTCTTcgtttaaaaatagatttaaggATAAGTTTGTGAATGATCTCCATAGGTTCTCTTCCCCACCTCGATTGTCCCTACCTTAGCAAGGACTGAGCTGCAGGTCCTGAGAGAAGACTCCTATAGATGGGTACCAAGTCAAGGAAGTGTGTATATGCagcaggagggaagaggggagtgtcATTGTTAGAATATCAAACAGAATTGACATTAGCAAGGCAGCTGGATCTGAACctaaaggacctgggttcgaatgtGCCATGtactacccatgtgaccatgaacaagacctcactctctccctctgtaaagtgaaggatttggagtcaatctctatgatcctatgaaggaTCACAGCCAGGATGGAGAGGTAGT
This region of Trichosurus vulpecula isolate mTriVul1 chromosome 3, mTriVul1.pri, whole genome shotgun sequence genomic DNA includes:
- the DBN1 gene encoding drebrin isoform X2, coding for MYGFCSVKDSQAALPKYVLINWVGEDVPDARKCACASHVAKVAEFFQGVDVIVNASSVEDIDAGAIGQRLSNGLARLSSPVLHRLRLREDENAEPVGTTYQKTDAAVEMKRLNREQFWEQAKREEELRKEEERKKALDERLRFEQERMEQERLEQEEREKRYREREQQIEEHRRKQQTLEAEEAKQRLKEQSIFGDHREEEEEAQMKKSESEVEEAAAIIAQRPDNPREFFKQQERVASASGCEMPTSFNHRPGSQMDSHRRAAAAAARSPSDSSSASTPVADQIDRALDEVTSSQPQPLAREPIVESLLEKEPPGETAGPLEDLVFLETKEEVGATDAVVPVASAESSEETELAEPAGPPEPPAQGSLIDLWQSDGVAPPEPAEWELQADLRAPTPPREGPGAILEESELVAPPEPPPLGEGAPEPPILPADNSANLLNFDELPEPPATFCDPEEGDREAPDMVGMEGSHPGSEQDVLVPETLPMDLGELEPEQETHLLTNGETTQKEGTQASEGYFSQSQDEEFAQSEELSAKAPPPVFYNKPPEIDITCWDSDPVPEEEEAFGGSV
- the DBN1 gene encoding drebrin isoform X1, yielding MASVSFSGHRLALLAAYQEVIQEDCPADWALYTYEDDSDDLKLAASGGGGLQELSGHFENQKVMYGFCSVKDSQAALPKYVLINWVGEDVPDARKCACASHVAKVAEFFQGVDVIVNASSVEDIDAGAIGQRLSNGLARLSSPVLHRLRLREDENAEPVGTTYQKTDAAVEMKRLNREQFWEQAKREEELRKEEERKKALDERLRFEQERMEQERLEQEEREKRYREREQQIEEHRRKQQTLEAEEAKQRLKEQSIFGDHREEEEEAQMKKSESEVEEAAAIIAQRPDNPREFFKQQERVASASGCEMPTSFNHRPGSQMDSHRRAAAAAARSPSDSSSASTPVADQIDRALDEVTSSQPQPLAREPIVESLLEKEPPGETAGPLEDLVFLETKEEVGATDAVVPVASAESSEETELAEPAGPPEPPAQGSLIDLWQSDGVAPPEPAEWELQADLRAPTPPREGPGAILEESELVAPPEPPPLGEGAPEPPILPADNSANLLNFDELPEPPATFCDPEEGDREAPDMVGMEGSHPGSEQDVLVPETLPMDLGELEPEQETHLLTNGETTQKEGTQASEGYFSQSQDEEFAQSEELSAKAPPPVFYNKPPEIDITCWDSDPVPEEEEAFGGSV